A single Vigna radiata var. radiata cultivar VC1973A chromosome 8, Vradiata_ver6, whole genome shotgun sequence DNA region contains:
- the LOC106772072 gene encoding uncharacterized protein LOC106772072 isoform X4: MVKMSSENKKIKPKADIELVLNYSNPCIWKNLNNDSCAGANAACKIDKTFSATDPLSEIVWSPDKGFSLKCVDSSYNKKSSLFRDFEPSSMVLAVLQSVTDGSSARDKPENDVFVEPIAVICSKNDVSSTDTPSGHPSSDSVVVIPDHKTCQDDNGTGSSDNTEKINIATETLHLPNGGKEIVMNDWENNLCAQADIGTAIISDRKGKKSTISGQIGKRPISNLLLQADEPKCSLEGNPSTKHCNAGTESDVLNKVVEIEDGLCTRVEHVIECNGSAAHGTNLISSGVNPLPKLESTTENDLQTFNCESKSNEKKTKSTGNEMMLLRSKNPTIITSPCNKRIRTTTNEGKEKSLSGGDSNVSLPKENDFHLSGESCRSSGLILAGKKRSNFQQVIIGSKKLKKHIQETSCSKSYVQPDSSFMNLVSNMLKICSQSTEDESKSLDLNLENPNHHLQQPDQKLLTCNMSQDPKLKNAGFRSNFQSVAGAKFKNVGARKFQVGDASKDFELRNKVHGTDVAPITFYAENNSLYRRYFPSNNKLEVSEGRLRTSPINSLNSHEHWVNNSLENENYYKVGITKEKEGTTSLPLHSPSIGQNRNNNENAESNAQHERREICHKSETVEGLWINRFLPKSSSPSIVFDHLNERGDSGDHSTSFSKNAQSHKHISLTNYKIEKAREQSDDDQLFSEAQNLHKCCINEEDPTVLKDTGSQYQFVKHKFNSITPFPGLRDSRPMVSMFARTLGAIKQYRKE, translated from the exons ATGGTGAAGATGAGTTCAgagaacaagaaaataaaaccaaaggCTGATATCGAACTCGTTCTAAATTATTCTAACCCATGCATTTGgaaaaatttgaataatgacTCCTGTGCAGGTGCAAATGCAGCTTGTAAAATAGACAAGACATTTTCTGCTACTGATCCACTGTCTGAAATAGTTTGGTCTCCAGATAAAGGTTTCAGTCTCAAATGTGTTGATTcaagttataataaaaagtcCTCCCTGTTCCGGGATTTTGAACCAAGCAGTATGGTTCTTGCTGTGCTCCAAAGCGTTACTGATGGAAGTTCTGCAAGGGACAAACCAGAAAATGACGTTTTTGTAGAACCTATTGCAGTCATATGCTCAAAGAATGATGTTTCCTCCACAGATACTCCCTCTGGGCACCCATCAAGTGATTCAGTTGTCGTCATTCCCGACCATAAAACATGTCAAGATGATAATGGTACAG GATCCAGTGATAACACGGAGAAAATTAACATTGCAACAGAAACACTTCATTTGCCAAATGGTGGGAAGGAGATTGTGATGAATGATTGGGAGAATAATCTTTGTGCTCAAGCTGACATTGGAACAGCTATAATATCTgatagaaagggaaagaaatCTACTATTTCAG GTCAGATTGGCAAAAGGCCAATAAGTAATTTATTACTTCAAGCAGATGAACCTAAATGTAGCTTGGAAGGAAATCCTTCTACGAAACATTGCAATGCAGGCACAGAAAGTGATGTTCTCAACAAGGTAGTTGAAATAGAAGATGGATTATGTACTAGGGTTGAGCATGTAATCGAATGTAATGGTTCCGCTGCTCACGGAACAAATTTAATATCTTCTGGCGTCAACCCTTTACCAAAACTAGAATCAACGACAGAGAATGATTTGCAAACTTTCAACTGTGAGTCAAAATCCAATGAGAAGAAAACCAAATCCACGGGAAATGAAATGATGCTACTACGTAGTAAGAACCCTACAATCATTACTTCTCCATGTAATAAAAGGATTCGTACGACAACAAATGAAGGTAAGGAGAAGTCATTATCAGGTGGAGATTCCAATGTCAGTTTACCAAAGGAGAATGACTTCCATTTAAGTGGTGAAAGTTGCCGTAGTTCTGGGTTAATTTTGGCAGGTAAGAAGAGAAGCAACTTTCAGCAAGTGATAATTgggagtaaaaaattaaaaaagcatATTCAAGAAACTTCATGTTCTAAATCCTATGTTCAACCGGATAGCTCATTCATGAACTTGGTTTCAAACATGCTGAAAATATGTTCACAATCAACTGAAGATGAGAGCAAGTCATTGGATCTTAACCTTGAAAATCCTAATCACCATCTTCAACAGCCTGATCAGAAACTTCTCACATGCAACATGAGTCAAGATCCGAAGCTAAAAAATGCAGGGTTCAGATCCAATTTTCAGTCAGTGGCAGGTGCAAAATTTAAGAATGTTGGAGCAAGAAAATTTCAAGTAGGAGATGCTTCTAAAGATTTTGAGCTACGAAATAAGGTACATGGAACAGATGTTGCTCCAATCACCTTTTATGCAGAGAACAATAGCCTTTACAGACGGTATTTCCCATCAAATAATAAACTTGAAGTATCTGAAGGGAGACTTCGGACTAGTCCTATAAATTCTCTCAACAGTCATGAACACTGGGTAAATAACTCATtggagaatgaaaattattacaAGGTGGGGATAACTAAGGAGAAGGAAGGAACGACATCACTGCCACTGCATTCACCCTCAATTGgacaaaatagaaataataatgagAATGCTGAATCGAATGCACAGCATGAGAGAAGGGAAATCTGTCATAAAAGTGAAACTGTGGAAGGACTCTGGATAAATCGTTTTTTACCAAAGTCAAGTTCACCATCGATAGTTTTTGATCACCTGAACGAGAGAGGTGATTCTGGAGACCATTCCACGTCTTTCTCAAAGAATGCACAATCCCATAAACACATTTCTCTGACCAACTACAAGATTGAAAAGGCCAGAGAACAATCTGACGATGACCAACTGTTCAGCGAGGCTCAAAATTTACATAAGTGTTGTATCAATGAAGAGGATCCCACTGTCCTTAAGGATACGGGAAGTCAATATCAGTTTGTAAAGCATAAGTTCAACTCCATTACACCTTTCCCAGGATTGAGAGATTCAAGGCCAATGGTGTCCATGTTTGCAAGAACATTAGGTGCCATCAAACAATACCGTAAAGAGTAG
- the LOC106772072 gene encoding uncharacterized protein LOC106772072 isoform X3 — protein MVKMSSENKKIKPKADIELVLNYSNPCIWKNLNNDSCAGANAACKIDKTFSATDPLSEIVWSPDKGFSLKCVDSSYNKKSSLFRDFEPSSMVLAVLQSVTDGSSARDKPENDVFVEPIAVICSKNDVSSTDTPSGHPSSDSVVVIPDHKTCQDDNGTVHCSDLAGSSDNTEKINIATETLHLPNGGKEIVMNDWENNLCAQADIGTAIISDRKGKKSTISGQIGKRPISNLLLQADEPKCSLEGNPSTKHCNAGTESDVLNKVVEIEDGLCTRVEHVIECNGSAAHGTNLISSGVNPLPKLESTTENDLQTFNCESKSNEKKTKSTGNEMMLLRSKNPTIITSPCNKRIRTTTNEGKEKSLSGGDSNVSLPKENDFHLSGESCRSSGLILAGKKRSNFQQVIIGSKKLKKHIQETSCSKSYVQPDSSFMNLVSNMLKICSQSTEDESKSLDLNLENPNHHLQQPDQKLLTCNMSQDPKLKNAGFRSNFQSVAGAKFKNVGARKFQVGDASKDFELRNKVHGTDVAPITFYAENNSLYRRYFPSNNKLEVSEGRLRTSPINSLNSHEHWVNNSLENENYYKVGITKEKEGTTSLPLHSPSIGQNRNNNENAESNAQHERREICHKSETVEGLWINRFLPKSSSPSIVFDHLNERGDSGDHSTSFSKNAQSHKHISLTNYKIEKAREQSDDDQLFSEAQNLHKCCINEEDPTVLKDTGSQYQFVKHKFNSITPFPGLRDSRPMVSMFARTLGAIKQYRKE, from the exons ATGGTGAAGATGAGTTCAgagaacaagaaaataaaaccaaaggCTGATATCGAACTCGTTCTAAATTATTCTAACCCATGCATTTGgaaaaatttgaataatgacTCCTGTGCAGGTGCAAATGCAGCTTGTAAAATAGACAAGACATTTTCTGCTACTGATCCACTGTCTGAAATAGTTTGGTCTCCAGATAAAGGTTTCAGTCTCAAATGTGTTGATTcaagttataataaaaagtcCTCCCTGTTCCGGGATTTTGAACCAAGCAGTATGGTTCTTGCTGTGCTCCAAAGCGTTACTGATGGAAGTTCTGCAAGGGACAAACCAGAAAATGACGTTTTTGTAGAACCTATTGCAGTCATATGCTCAAAGAATGATGTTTCCTCCACAGATACTCCCTCTGGGCACCCATCAAGTGATTCAGTTGTCGTCATTCCCGACCATAAAACATGTCAAGATGATAATGGTACAG TTCATTGTTCTGATCTGGCAGGATCCAGTGATAACACGGAGAAAATTAACATTGCAACAGAAACACTTCATTTGCCAAATGGTGGGAAGGAGATTGTGATGAATGATTGGGAGAATAATCTTTGTGCTCAAGCTGACATTGGAACAGCTATAATATCTgatagaaagggaaagaaatCTACTATTTCAG GTCAGATTGGCAAAAGGCCAATAAGTAATTTATTACTTCAAGCAGATGAACCTAAATGTAGCTTGGAAGGAAATCCTTCTACGAAACATTGCAATGCAGGCACAGAAAGTGATGTTCTCAACAAGGTAGTTGAAATAGAAGATGGATTATGTACTAGGGTTGAGCATGTAATCGAATGTAATGGTTCCGCTGCTCACGGAACAAATTTAATATCTTCTGGCGTCAACCCTTTACCAAAACTAGAATCAACGACAGAGAATGATTTGCAAACTTTCAACTGTGAGTCAAAATCCAATGAGAAGAAAACCAAATCCACGGGAAATGAAATGATGCTACTACGTAGTAAGAACCCTACAATCATTACTTCTCCATGTAATAAAAGGATTCGTACGACAACAAATGAAGGTAAGGAGAAGTCATTATCAGGTGGAGATTCCAATGTCAGTTTACCAAAGGAGAATGACTTCCATTTAAGTGGTGAAAGTTGCCGTAGTTCTGGGTTAATTTTGGCAGGTAAGAAGAGAAGCAACTTTCAGCAAGTGATAATTgggagtaaaaaattaaaaaagcatATTCAAGAAACTTCATGTTCTAAATCCTATGTTCAACCGGATAGCTCATTCATGAACTTGGTTTCAAACATGCTGAAAATATGTTCACAATCAACTGAAGATGAGAGCAAGTCATTGGATCTTAACCTTGAAAATCCTAATCACCATCTTCAACAGCCTGATCAGAAACTTCTCACATGCAACATGAGTCAAGATCCGAAGCTAAAAAATGCAGGGTTCAGATCCAATTTTCAGTCAGTGGCAGGTGCAAAATTTAAGAATGTTGGAGCAAGAAAATTTCAAGTAGGAGATGCTTCTAAAGATTTTGAGCTACGAAATAAGGTACATGGAACAGATGTTGCTCCAATCACCTTTTATGCAGAGAACAATAGCCTTTACAGACGGTATTTCCCATCAAATAATAAACTTGAAGTATCTGAAGGGAGACTTCGGACTAGTCCTATAAATTCTCTCAACAGTCATGAACACTGGGTAAATAACTCATtggagaatgaaaattattacaAGGTGGGGATAACTAAGGAGAAGGAAGGAACGACATCACTGCCACTGCATTCACCCTCAATTGgacaaaatagaaataataatgagAATGCTGAATCGAATGCACAGCATGAGAGAAGGGAAATCTGTCATAAAAGTGAAACTGTGGAAGGACTCTGGATAAATCGTTTTTTACCAAAGTCAAGTTCACCATCGATAGTTTTTGATCACCTGAACGAGAGAGGTGATTCTGGAGACCATTCCACGTCTTTCTCAAAGAATGCACAATCCCATAAACACATTTCTCTGACCAACTACAAGATTGAAAAGGCCAGAGAACAATCTGACGATGACCAACTGTTCAGCGAGGCTCAAAATTTACATAAGTGTTGTATCAATGAAGAGGATCCCACTGTCCTTAAGGATACGGGAAGTCAATATCAGTTTGTAAAGCATAAGTTCAACTCCATTACACCTTTCCCAGGATTGAGAGATTCAAGGCCAATGGTGTCCATGTTTGCAAGAACATTAGGTGCCATCAAACAATACCGTAAAGAGTAG
- the LOC106772072 gene encoding uncharacterized protein LOC106772072 isoform X2, producing the protein MVKMSSENKKIKPKADIELVLNYSNPCIWKNLNNDSCAGANAACKIDKTFSATDPLSEIVWSPDKGFSLKCVDSSYNKKSSLFRDFEPSSMVLAVLQSVTDGSSARDKPENDVFVEPIAVICSKNDVSSTDTPSGHPSSDSVVVIPDHKTCQDDNGTGKSNSCRCREKWTYDTSLISRSSDNTEKINIATETLHLPNGGKEIVMNDWENNLCAQADIGTAIISDRKGKKSTISGQIGKRPISNLLLQADEPKCSLEGNPSTKHCNAGTESDVLNKVVEIEDGLCTRVEHVIECNGSAAHGTNLISSGVNPLPKLESTTENDLQTFNCESKSNEKKTKSTGNEMMLLRSKNPTIITSPCNKRIRTTTNEGKEKSLSGGDSNVSLPKENDFHLSGESCRSSGLILAGKKRSNFQQVIIGSKKLKKHIQETSCSKSYVQPDSSFMNLVSNMLKICSQSTEDESKSLDLNLENPNHHLQQPDQKLLTCNMSQDPKLKNAGFRSNFQSVAGAKFKNVGARKFQVGDASKDFELRNKVHGTDVAPITFYAENNSLYRRYFPSNNKLEVSEGRLRTSPINSLNSHEHWVNNSLENENYYKVGITKEKEGTTSLPLHSPSIGQNRNNNENAESNAQHERREICHKSETVEGLWINRFLPKSSSPSIVFDHLNERGDSGDHSTSFSKNAQSHKHISLTNYKIEKAREQSDDDQLFSEAQNLHKCCINEEDPTVLKDTGSQYQFVKHKFNSITPFPGLRDSRPMVSMFARTLGAIKQYRKE; encoded by the exons ATGGTGAAGATGAGTTCAgagaacaagaaaataaaaccaaaggCTGATATCGAACTCGTTCTAAATTATTCTAACCCATGCATTTGgaaaaatttgaataatgacTCCTGTGCAGGTGCAAATGCAGCTTGTAAAATAGACAAGACATTTTCTGCTACTGATCCACTGTCTGAAATAGTTTGGTCTCCAGATAAAGGTTTCAGTCTCAAATGTGTTGATTcaagttataataaaaagtcCTCCCTGTTCCGGGATTTTGAACCAAGCAGTATGGTTCTTGCTGTGCTCCAAAGCGTTACTGATGGAAGTTCTGCAAGGGACAAACCAGAAAATGACGTTTTTGTAGAACCTATTGCAGTCATATGCTCAAAGAATGATGTTTCCTCCACAGATACTCCCTCTGGGCACCCATCAAGTGATTCAGTTGTCGTCATTCCCGACCATAAAACATGTCAAGATGATAATGGTACAGGTAAAAGTAACAGCTGTAGATGTAGGGAAAAGTGGACTTACGACACGTCTTTGATTTCAA GATCCAGTGATAACACGGAGAAAATTAACATTGCAACAGAAACACTTCATTTGCCAAATGGTGGGAAGGAGATTGTGATGAATGATTGGGAGAATAATCTTTGTGCTCAAGCTGACATTGGAACAGCTATAATATCTgatagaaagggaaagaaatCTACTATTTCAG GTCAGATTGGCAAAAGGCCAATAAGTAATTTATTACTTCAAGCAGATGAACCTAAATGTAGCTTGGAAGGAAATCCTTCTACGAAACATTGCAATGCAGGCACAGAAAGTGATGTTCTCAACAAGGTAGTTGAAATAGAAGATGGATTATGTACTAGGGTTGAGCATGTAATCGAATGTAATGGTTCCGCTGCTCACGGAACAAATTTAATATCTTCTGGCGTCAACCCTTTACCAAAACTAGAATCAACGACAGAGAATGATTTGCAAACTTTCAACTGTGAGTCAAAATCCAATGAGAAGAAAACCAAATCCACGGGAAATGAAATGATGCTACTACGTAGTAAGAACCCTACAATCATTACTTCTCCATGTAATAAAAGGATTCGTACGACAACAAATGAAGGTAAGGAGAAGTCATTATCAGGTGGAGATTCCAATGTCAGTTTACCAAAGGAGAATGACTTCCATTTAAGTGGTGAAAGTTGCCGTAGTTCTGGGTTAATTTTGGCAGGTAAGAAGAGAAGCAACTTTCAGCAAGTGATAATTgggagtaaaaaattaaaaaagcatATTCAAGAAACTTCATGTTCTAAATCCTATGTTCAACCGGATAGCTCATTCATGAACTTGGTTTCAAACATGCTGAAAATATGTTCACAATCAACTGAAGATGAGAGCAAGTCATTGGATCTTAACCTTGAAAATCCTAATCACCATCTTCAACAGCCTGATCAGAAACTTCTCACATGCAACATGAGTCAAGATCCGAAGCTAAAAAATGCAGGGTTCAGATCCAATTTTCAGTCAGTGGCAGGTGCAAAATTTAAGAATGTTGGAGCAAGAAAATTTCAAGTAGGAGATGCTTCTAAAGATTTTGAGCTACGAAATAAGGTACATGGAACAGATGTTGCTCCAATCACCTTTTATGCAGAGAACAATAGCCTTTACAGACGGTATTTCCCATCAAATAATAAACTTGAAGTATCTGAAGGGAGACTTCGGACTAGTCCTATAAATTCTCTCAACAGTCATGAACACTGGGTAAATAACTCATtggagaatgaaaattattacaAGGTGGGGATAACTAAGGAGAAGGAAGGAACGACATCACTGCCACTGCATTCACCCTCAATTGgacaaaatagaaataataatgagAATGCTGAATCGAATGCACAGCATGAGAGAAGGGAAATCTGTCATAAAAGTGAAACTGTGGAAGGACTCTGGATAAATCGTTTTTTACCAAAGTCAAGTTCACCATCGATAGTTTTTGATCACCTGAACGAGAGAGGTGATTCTGGAGACCATTCCACGTCTTTCTCAAAGAATGCACAATCCCATAAACACATTTCTCTGACCAACTACAAGATTGAAAAGGCCAGAGAACAATCTGACGATGACCAACTGTTCAGCGAGGCTCAAAATTTACATAAGTGTTGTATCAATGAAGAGGATCCCACTGTCCTTAAGGATACGGGAAGTCAATATCAGTTTGTAAAGCATAAGTTCAACTCCATTACACCTTTCCCAGGATTGAGAGATTCAAGGCCAATGGTGTCCATGTTTGCAAGAACATTAGGTGCCATCAAACAATACCGTAAAGAGTAG
- the LOC106772072 gene encoding uncharacterized protein LOC106772072 isoform X1 codes for MVKMSSENKKIKPKADIELVLNYSNPCIWKNLNNDSCAGANAACKIDKTFSATDPLSEIVWSPDKGFSLKCVDSSYNKKSSLFRDFEPSSMVLAVLQSVTDGSSARDKPENDVFVEPIAVICSKNDVSSTDTPSGHPSSDSVVVIPDHKTCQDDNGTGKSNSCRCREKWTYDTSLISIHCSDLAGSSDNTEKINIATETLHLPNGGKEIVMNDWENNLCAQADIGTAIISDRKGKKSTISGQIGKRPISNLLLQADEPKCSLEGNPSTKHCNAGTESDVLNKVVEIEDGLCTRVEHVIECNGSAAHGTNLISSGVNPLPKLESTTENDLQTFNCESKSNEKKTKSTGNEMMLLRSKNPTIITSPCNKRIRTTTNEGKEKSLSGGDSNVSLPKENDFHLSGESCRSSGLILAGKKRSNFQQVIIGSKKLKKHIQETSCSKSYVQPDSSFMNLVSNMLKICSQSTEDESKSLDLNLENPNHHLQQPDQKLLTCNMSQDPKLKNAGFRSNFQSVAGAKFKNVGARKFQVGDASKDFELRNKVHGTDVAPITFYAENNSLYRRYFPSNNKLEVSEGRLRTSPINSLNSHEHWVNNSLENENYYKVGITKEKEGTTSLPLHSPSIGQNRNNNENAESNAQHERREICHKSETVEGLWINRFLPKSSSPSIVFDHLNERGDSGDHSTSFSKNAQSHKHISLTNYKIEKAREQSDDDQLFSEAQNLHKCCINEEDPTVLKDTGSQYQFVKHKFNSITPFPGLRDSRPMVSMFARTLGAIKQYRKE; via the exons ATGGTGAAGATGAGTTCAgagaacaagaaaataaaaccaaaggCTGATATCGAACTCGTTCTAAATTATTCTAACCCATGCATTTGgaaaaatttgaataatgacTCCTGTGCAGGTGCAAATGCAGCTTGTAAAATAGACAAGACATTTTCTGCTACTGATCCACTGTCTGAAATAGTTTGGTCTCCAGATAAAGGTTTCAGTCTCAAATGTGTTGATTcaagttataataaaaagtcCTCCCTGTTCCGGGATTTTGAACCAAGCAGTATGGTTCTTGCTGTGCTCCAAAGCGTTACTGATGGAAGTTCTGCAAGGGACAAACCAGAAAATGACGTTTTTGTAGAACCTATTGCAGTCATATGCTCAAAGAATGATGTTTCCTCCACAGATACTCCCTCTGGGCACCCATCAAGTGATTCAGTTGTCGTCATTCCCGACCATAAAACATGTCAAGATGATAATGGTACAGGTAAAAGTAACAGCTGTAGATGTAGGGAAAAGTGGACTTACGACACGTCTTTGATTTCAA TTCATTGTTCTGATCTGGCAGGATCCAGTGATAACACGGAGAAAATTAACATTGCAACAGAAACACTTCATTTGCCAAATGGTGGGAAGGAGATTGTGATGAATGATTGGGAGAATAATCTTTGTGCTCAAGCTGACATTGGAACAGCTATAATATCTgatagaaagggaaagaaatCTACTATTTCAG GTCAGATTGGCAAAAGGCCAATAAGTAATTTATTACTTCAAGCAGATGAACCTAAATGTAGCTTGGAAGGAAATCCTTCTACGAAACATTGCAATGCAGGCACAGAAAGTGATGTTCTCAACAAGGTAGTTGAAATAGAAGATGGATTATGTACTAGGGTTGAGCATGTAATCGAATGTAATGGTTCCGCTGCTCACGGAACAAATTTAATATCTTCTGGCGTCAACCCTTTACCAAAACTAGAATCAACGACAGAGAATGATTTGCAAACTTTCAACTGTGAGTCAAAATCCAATGAGAAGAAAACCAAATCCACGGGAAATGAAATGATGCTACTACGTAGTAAGAACCCTACAATCATTACTTCTCCATGTAATAAAAGGATTCGTACGACAACAAATGAAGGTAAGGAGAAGTCATTATCAGGTGGAGATTCCAATGTCAGTTTACCAAAGGAGAATGACTTCCATTTAAGTGGTGAAAGTTGCCGTAGTTCTGGGTTAATTTTGGCAGGTAAGAAGAGAAGCAACTTTCAGCAAGTGATAATTgggagtaaaaaattaaaaaagcatATTCAAGAAACTTCATGTTCTAAATCCTATGTTCAACCGGATAGCTCATTCATGAACTTGGTTTCAAACATGCTGAAAATATGTTCACAATCAACTGAAGATGAGAGCAAGTCATTGGATCTTAACCTTGAAAATCCTAATCACCATCTTCAACAGCCTGATCAGAAACTTCTCACATGCAACATGAGTCAAGATCCGAAGCTAAAAAATGCAGGGTTCAGATCCAATTTTCAGTCAGTGGCAGGTGCAAAATTTAAGAATGTTGGAGCAAGAAAATTTCAAGTAGGAGATGCTTCTAAAGATTTTGAGCTACGAAATAAGGTACATGGAACAGATGTTGCTCCAATCACCTTTTATGCAGAGAACAATAGCCTTTACAGACGGTATTTCCCATCAAATAATAAACTTGAAGTATCTGAAGGGAGACTTCGGACTAGTCCTATAAATTCTCTCAACAGTCATGAACACTGGGTAAATAACTCATtggagaatgaaaattattacaAGGTGGGGATAACTAAGGAGAAGGAAGGAACGACATCACTGCCACTGCATTCACCCTCAATTGgacaaaatagaaataataatgagAATGCTGAATCGAATGCACAGCATGAGAGAAGGGAAATCTGTCATAAAAGTGAAACTGTGGAAGGACTCTGGATAAATCGTTTTTTACCAAAGTCAAGTTCACCATCGATAGTTTTTGATCACCTGAACGAGAGAGGTGATTCTGGAGACCATTCCACGTCTTTCTCAAAGAATGCACAATCCCATAAACACATTTCTCTGACCAACTACAAGATTGAAAAGGCCAGAGAACAATCTGACGATGACCAACTGTTCAGCGAGGCTCAAAATTTACATAAGTGTTGTATCAATGAAGAGGATCCCACTGTCCTTAAGGATACGGGAAGTCAATATCAGTTTGTAAAGCATAAGTTCAACTCCATTACACCTTTCCCAGGATTGAGAGATTCAAGGCCAATGGTGTCCATGTTTGCAAGAACATTAGGTGCCATCAAACAATACCGTAAAGAGTAG